A region of Asticcacaulis excentricus DNA encodes the following proteins:
- a CDS encoding metalloregulator ArsR/SmtB family transcription factor, whose product MDKIFNALSSTTRRKILAYLSSARLNAGEIAERFDMSKPSISKHLDVLENAGLIQSEKVGQFVYYSLLRDNLVTNLYDFLNDFCPVSQTYKQESAALRAKGGAQEAEHDRSVREHKTD is encoded by the coding sequence ATGGACAAGATTTTCAACGCGCTGTCGTCAACGACACGGCGCAAAATACTCGCTTACCTGTCGAGCGCCCGGTTGAACGCCGGTGAAATCGCTGAACGCTTCGATATGTCCAAACCGTCCATTTCCAAGCATCTCGACGTTCTGGAAAACGCTGGTCTCATCCAATCCGAAAAGGTCGGGCAATTCGTTTACTACAGTCTGCTGCGCGACAATCTGGTCACCAATCTATACGATTTTCTTAATGATTTCTGCCCTGTAAGTCAAACCTACAAACAAGAAAGCGCCGCACTCCGGGCGAAGGGGGGCGCTCAGGAGGCTGAACATGACCGCTCCGTTCGAGAACATAAAACGGATTGA
- a CDS encoding type II toxin-antitoxin system PemK/MazF family toxin translates to MVTRGEVWLAALDPTVGSEIQKTRPCVIISPPEMHDHLRTVMVAPMTTGSRNAPFRIPLTFQGKSGLILLDQIRTLDKTRLIKRLGAVDNPTLMATLSTLQEIFAV, encoded by the coding sequence ATGGTGACGCGCGGCGAGGTGTGGCTGGCGGCGCTTGACCCGACGGTGGGCAGCGAGATTCAGAAAACGCGGCCCTGCGTGATCATCTCTCCGCCGGAAATGCACGATCACCTGCGCACCGTCATGGTCGCCCCGATGACCACGGGCAGCCGCAATGCGCCGTTTCGCATCCCTTTGACATTTCAGGGTAAGAGCGGCCTGATCCTGCTGGATCAAATTCGCACGCTGGACAAGACGCGGCTGATCAAACGGCTGGGGGCCGTGGACAATCCAACACTGATGGCGACCCTGTCCACGCTTCAGGAGATTTTCGCGGTCTAA
- a CDS encoding AbrB/MazE/SpoVT family DNA-binding domain-containing protein: MKASLRKMGNSQGVIIPKAVIAQLELSDSVEMTVTDTAIILEKPKTARAGWGEASRALAEAADDGLVWPDVANADDADLTW; the protein is encoded by the coding sequence ATGAAAGCCAGTTTGCGCAAGATGGGCAATTCGCAGGGCGTAATCATTCCCAAGGCGGTGATTGCGCAACTGGAGTTGTCGGACAGCGTGGAAATGACCGTCACCGACACGGCCATCATCCTTGAAAAGCCCAAGACCGCCCGCGCGGGCTGGGGCGAGGCCAGCCGGGCCCTGGCCGAAGCCGCAGACGACGGGCTGGTCTGGCCGGACGTGGCCAATGCCGATGATGCCGACCTGACATGGTGA
- a CDS encoding ATP-grasp domain-containing protein — protein sequence MKKSLLILTPNPAHPSHHGRWPAVLEAYRAAFAAFEVEAQPWSEPLTRPYDLVLPLVAWGYHNAPDDFRRALAHIKAKGYRMHNPAEIVSWNVDKAYLRDLAEGGIRIVPTLFADSLTPETLSRARADFGQDTLVLKPRISAGAKKTLVWAGADVPEGAPEAEAMLQPFLSAIQSEGEWSLIFFGGDFSHAVLKTPKPGDFRSQPDYDAHLRVQTPPVAAVELAYQVLEYVGQTLLYARVDMVRNAAGDFCLMELELIEPDLYLKYEDAAPARLSHAVEHALGLCGHQH from the coding sequence ATGAAAAAGTCACTTCTCATCCTGACACCGAACCCAGCGCACCCCTCGCATCATGGCCGCTGGCCCGCCGTGCTGGAGGCCTATCGCGCCGCCTTTGCGGCGTTTGAGGTCGAGGCGCAGCCGTGGTCAGAGCCCCTGACACGGCCCTATGATCTGGTGCTGCCGCTGGTCGCCTGGGGCTATCACAATGCGCCTGATGACTTCCGCCGCGCTCTGGCCCACATCAAGGCCAAGGGCTACCGGATGCACAACCCTGCCGAAATCGTAAGCTGGAACGTCGATAAGGCCTATCTGCGCGATCTGGCCGAAGGTGGCATCCGCATCGTGCCGACCCTGTTTGCCGACAGCCTGACGCCGGAAACCCTCAGCCGTGCGCGTGCCGATTTCGGACAGGACACGCTGGTGCTGAAACCGCGCATCTCCGCCGGGGCGAAGAAAACCCTCGTCTGGGCAGGGGCCGACGTGCCCGAAGGGGCGCCGGAGGCTGAGGCGATGCTTCAGCCCTTTTTAAGTGCTATTCAGTCGGAAGGCGAATGGTCGCTGATCTTCTTCGGTGGCGATTTCAGCCACGCGGTGCTCAAGACGCCCAAGCCGGGCGATTTCCGTTCACAGCCCGACTATGACGCCCATCTGCGGGTACAGACCCCGCCGGTCGCCGCCGTGGAGCTGGCCTATCAGGTGCTGGAATATGTGGGTCAGACCCTGCTCTATGCGCGCGTCGATATGGTGCGCAACGCCGCCGGTGACTTCTGTCTGATGGAGCTGGAGCTGATCGAGCCCGACCTCTATCTCAAATACGAAGACGCCGCCCCGGCCCGCCTCAGCCACGCGGTCGAGCACGCACTGGGGCTATGCGGGCATCAGCACTGA
- a CDS encoding adenosine kinase, which produces MSSEYDVTAVGNAIVDVLAPASEAFIVSEGLPKGGMTLIDQHRALNLYGKMVARSEANTEDLTQESGGSAGNTIAGVASFGGKAAYIGKVAHDELGEVFSRDLKKSGVHFDVPFLHDDPTHTGRCLINVTEDGQRTMATFLGAAALVQPEDVDPQLIRASQITYLEGYLFDTPSGRAAFAKACEIAQSAGRKTAMTLSDSFVVDRWRTDLLAFIDQHIDLVFANESELLSLFQTEDFDKAARYLKSKADLAFVTRSERGSVALKADLSHDIPVYPVAEVVDTTGAGDQYAAGVMYGLTQGLHLETCGRLGALAAAEVISHYGPRPQVSYAQLAKQNGLI; this is translated from the coding sequence ATGTCTTCTGAGTACGACGTCACCGCCGTTGGCAATGCCATTGTGGACGTGCTGGCCCCGGCCAGCGAAGCGTTTATCGTTTCGGAAGGCCTGCCCAAGGGCGGCATGACGCTGATTGATCAGCACCGGGCGCTGAACCTCTATGGCAAGATGGTGGCCCGCTCGGAAGCCAATACCGAAGACCTGACGCAGGAATCCGGCGGCTCGGCGGGCAATACCATTGCCGGCGTTGCCTCGTTCGGCGGCAAGGCGGCCTATATCGGCAAGGTGGCGCACGACGAACTGGGCGAAGTGTTCAGCCGCGATCTGAAAAAGAGCGGCGTGCATTTCGATGTGCCCTTCCTGCACGACGACCCGACACATACGGGGCGTTGCCTGATCAATGTCACCGAAGACGGTCAGCGCACCATGGCGACGTTTCTGGGTGCCGCGGCTCTGGTGCAGCCCGAAGACGTTGATCCGCAACTGATCAGGGCGTCGCAGATCACCTACCTCGAAGGCTATCTGTTCGATACACCGTCGGGTCGCGCCGCCTTTGCCAAGGCCTGTGAAATCGCGCAGTCGGCGGGCCGCAAGACGGCCATGACCCTGTCGGACAGCTTCGTGGTCGATCGCTGGCGCACCGACCTGCTGGCCTTTATCGACCAGCATATCGACCTTGTCTTCGCTAATGAATCCGAGCTTCTGTCGCTGTTCCAGACCGAGGATTTCGACAAGGCGGCCCGCTATCTGAAGTCCAAGGCCGATCTGGCCTTCGTCACCCGTTCTGAGCGCGGCTCGGTGGCGCTTAAGGCCGATCTGTCGCACGACATCCCTGTCTATCCGGTGGCCGAGGTCGTCGATACCACCGGGGCCGGTGATCAGTACGCGGCGGGGGTGATGTATGGCCTCACGCAGGGCCTGCATCTGGAAACCTGCGGCCGTCTGGGGGCGCTCGCCGCCGCCGAGGTGATCAGCCACTACGGCCCGCGCCCCCAGGTCTCTTACGCCCAACTGGCGAAGCAGAACGGGCTGATCTGA
- a CDS encoding Smr/MutS family protein, protein MKRFGLKDEDLKLWHLVTATVRPHALSKKKPAPAKPPFAQPEIETVTIKGLPEGQNTLSAPRIERPLPLVPFKIGEAVRPQSGFRLSEATSFSPDPIEPKRKRRISRERDPIEARLDLHGLNQIQAEQRLKAFVQQAWANDYRAVLVITGKGMAENGILKRNAPEWLSDPALAHIVAGISQAHARHGGSGALYVALKRRQG, encoded by the coding sequence ATGAAGCGCTTTGGCCTGAAGGACGAGGATCTGAAACTGTGGCATCTGGTGACGGCCACGGTGCGTCCGCACGCGCTCAGCAAAAAGAAACCCGCACCGGCCAAACCGCCCTTCGCCCAGCCGGAGATCGAGACCGTCACCATCAAGGGCCTGCCCGAAGGTCAGAACACCCTCTCCGCCCCGCGTATCGAGCGCCCCCTGCCGCTGGTACCGTTCAAAATCGGTGAGGCCGTGCGCCCGCAGAGCGGCTTTCGCCTGAGCGAGGCGACCTCTTTCTCCCCTGACCCCATCGAGCCCAAGCGTAAACGCCGCATCAGCCGCGAACGCGACCCCATTGAAGCGCGCCTCGACCTGCACGGGCTCAACCAGATTCAGGCCGAACAACGCCTCAAGGCCTTTGTGCAGCAGGCCTGGGCCAATGATTACCGCGCCGTACTGGTCATTACGGGCAAGGGTATGGCCGAAAACGGCATATTGAAACGCAACGCACCGGAATGGCTGTCCGATCCGGCGCTGGCGCACATAGTGGCGGGGATTTCACAGGCCCACGCCCGCCACGGCGGCTCCGGTGCGCTTTATGTTGCGCTGAAACGCCGTCAGGGATGA
- the rimK gene encoding 30S ribosomal protein S6--L-glutamate ligase, with the protein MKRPLRLAVLTQDAGNYSIRALIRAAQNRDHVIEAIETSRCYMNINVTRPEVHYDGKPLPQFDAIIPRIGVPMTSYGLAVVRQFETTGAYCLNRSSAISASRDKLHALQVLARKGIPMPVTAFAKSPKDTDFVVQLVGGAPLVIKLTKGAQGRGVVLADTHLAAASVISAFRDLDAELLTQEFIREADGEDLRCLVIGSKVVAAMKRKAKIGDFRANLHQGGKALSVEITPEEADIAVKAARALGLQVAGVDILRSHSGPKVLEVNSSPGLQGIEKASGVDVADLIIRHVESKLRPVQHLPKQNPRAKRRD; encoded by the coding sequence GTGAAACGCCCCTTACGTCTGGCCGTGCTGACGCAGGATGCCGGCAACTATTCGATCCGCGCCCTGATCAGGGCGGCGCAGAACCGCGATCACGTCATCGAGGCCATCGAAACCTCGCGCTGCTATATGAATATCAATGTGACGCGCCCCGAAGTGCATTATGACGGCAAGCCGCTGCCGCAGTTCGACGCCATCATCCCGCGCATCGGCGTGCCGATGACCAGCTATGGCCTGGCCGTCGTGCGGCAGTTTGAGACGACCGGCGCCTATTGCCTCAACCGGTCTTCGGCCATCTCCGCTTCGCGCGACAAGCTGCACGCGCTTCAGGTACTGGCGCGCAAGGGCATCCCCATGCCGGTGACAGCCTTTGCCAAATCGCCCAAGGACACCGACTTTGTGGTGCAACTGGTCGGCGGCGCGCCGCTGGTCATCAAGCTGACCAAGGGGGCGCAGGGGCGCGGCGTGGTGCTGGCCGACACGCATCTGGCCGCCGCCTCGGTCATTTCGGCCTTCCGCGACCTCGATGCCGAACTGCTGACGCAGGAATTTATCCGCGAGGCCGACGGCGAAGACCTGCGCTGCCTCGTCATCGGTTCAAAGGTCGTGGCGGCCATGAAGCGCAAGGCCAAGATCGGCGATTTTCGCGCCAACCTGCATCAGGGCGGCAAGGCCCTGTCGGTCGAAATCACGCCGGAAGAGGCCGACATCGCGGTGAAGGCCGCCCGCGCTTTGGGCCTTCAGGTGGCGGGCGTCGATATTCTGCGTTCGCATTCGGGGCCGAAGGTGCTGGAGGTCAATTCCTCGCCCGGTCTTCAGGGGATCGAAAAGGCCTCCGGCGTCGATGTGGCCGACCTGATCATCCGCCATGTCGAGAGCAAGCTGCGCCCGGTGCAGCACCTGCCGAAGCAGAACCCGCGCGCCAAACGCCGGGACTGA